A region of Mesorhizobium sp. M3A.F.Ca.ET.080.04.2.1 DNA encodes the following proteins:
- a CDS encoding sugar phosphate nucleotidyltransferase, giving the protein MLGIVPAAGRGSRIQPLGFSKELLPVGSRMDGQTERPCAVSEYLVRRMVRNGVDRICFIIGSGKSDILEYYAAGYDGAAAIFVAQPSPVGLCDAIFRAAPLVAPDETVLIGLPDTIWFPEDGFCHLADDRLSFLMFPVDRPELFDAVVVDDDSRVEQIQVKQRDAATDWVWGAFKMPGGIFHELAALWREREGRDEYFGTLVNAYLAAGGEAWGVKAGTAYVDVGTFNGYRTALRLLENNEAAEVEGTPAIMPQGRSRVPSFPGEGG; this is encoded by the coding sequence ATGCTGGGTATTGTGCCTGCGGCGGGGCGCGGCAGCCGCATCCAACCGCTCGGCTTTTCCAAGGAATTGCTGCCGGTGGGCAGCCGGATGGACGGGCAGACGGAGCGCCCCTGCGCGGTCAGCGAATATCTGGTGCGGCGAATGGTGCGCAACGGCGTCGACAGGATCTGCTTCATCATCGGATCAGGCAAATCGGACATCCTCGAATACTACGCGGCCGGCTATGACGGCGCCGCCGCGATCTTCGTCGCGCAGCCCTCTCCGGTCGGCCTTTGCGACGCGATCTTCCGCGCTGCGCCGCTCGTCGCGCCGGACGAAACGGTCCTCATCGGCCTCCCGGACACGATCTGGTTTCCCGAGGACGGCTTTTGCCACCTGGCCGACGACCGGCTGTCCTTCCTCATGTTTCCGGTCGACCGCCCGGAGCTTTTCGATGCCGTGGTGGTCGATGATGACAGCCGTGTCGAGCAGATCCAGGTCAAGCAGCGCGACGCGGCGACGGACTGGGTCTGGGGCGCATTCAAGATGCCGGGCGGCATCTTTCACGAGCTCGCCGCCCTGTGGCGCGAGCGGGAGGGCCGCGACGAGTATTTCGGCACGCTGGTCAATGCCTATCTGGCTGCCGGCGGTGAAGCCTGGGGCGTGAAGGCAGGCACCGCCTATGTCGACGTCGGCACCTTCAACGGCTATCGGACCGCGCTCCGGCTGCTGGAAAACAACGAAGCGGCCGAAGTGGAAGGCACACCGGCCATCATGCCTCAGGGCCGCTCTCGGGTACCATCCTTTCCTGGCGAGGGAGGCTAG
- a CDS encoding TIGR04290 family methyltransferase, which produces MLHSNAEIRRRIDALGPWFHNMELAGVETAPDHFLGNYPLIKWRKFADAIPADLSGKSVLDIGCNAGFYSIEMKKRGADRVLGIDFDEGYLAQARFAAEIAECQIEFRQLSVYDVGALGESFDIVLFMGVLYHLRHPLLALDLVREHVARDLMVFQSMQRGSGDVLALEQDYHFWMRELFDRPEFPRLHFIEHRYADDPTNWWIPNRACTEAMLRSAGFEILLHPEDEVYFCRAAGEPQGGGAAYPSKGPSDD; this is translated from the coding sequence ATGCTGCATTCCAATGCCGAAATACGCCGCCGCATCGACGCGCTCGGGCCGTGGTTCCACAACATGGAACTGGCCGGCGTTGAGACCGCTCCCGACCATTTCCTCGGCAATTATCCGCTGATCAAATGGCGCAAATTCGCGGATGCCATTCCGGCCGATCTGTCGGGCAAGTCCGTGCTGGATATCGGGTGCAATGCCGGCTTCTACTCGATCGAGATGAAGAAGCGCGGCGCCGATCGCGTGCTCGGCATCGACTTCGACGAGGGCTATCTGGCGCAGGCGCGTTTCGCCGCCGAGATCGCGGAATGCCAGATCGAATTCCGGCAGCTGTCGGTCTATGACGTCGGCGCGCTCGGCGAGAGCTTCGATATCGTGCTGTTCATGGGCGTGCTCTACCACCTGCGGCATCCGCTGCTGGCGCTGGACCTGGTCCGCGAGCACGTCGCGCGGGACCTGATGGTCTTTCAATCGATGCAGCGCGGCAGCGGCGACGTCCTCGCGCTCGAACAGGACTATCATTTCTGGATGCGGGAGCTGTTCGACCGGCCCGAGTTCCCCCGGCTGCATTTCATCGAGCATCGCTACGCAGACGATCCGACCAACTGGTGGATCCCCAATCGTGCCTGCACCGAGGCGATGTTGCGCAGCGCCGGCTTCGAGATCCTGCTTCACCCCGAAGACGAGGTCTATTTCTGCCGCGCGGCGGGCGAGCCTCAAGGGGGCGGCGCGGCATATCCATCGAAAGGACCGTCAGATGATTGA
- a CDS encoding beta-xylosidase gives MIEAAMIWNEPNNKSHWDPELDPDWSRFARMATLAAEAISLENPAITKVLGGISPIDAGFITRMREFGVLDHVDAVAVHGFPLDWNLWQIHEWPQKLGEIASVTELPIWVSEVGVSTFGAEEIQAWGLRRTAELLLAIAPRVQWYSLYDLPSAWEATTRHREAEGSSYYRHFYMGLLREDGTPKPALEEFARHAPEMGLVQWFHFEDHRLDDAVAWMKRLGVTNLRTGLSWADSFRPNALDWFDRQMEALADFDVTVTFCFTPEHRGVQPHHTSPPQVPEEFAEFCAAMIRRYAPSINAAAMPVRQISAA, from the coding sequence ATGATTGAAGCGGCGATGATCTGGAACGAACCGAACAACAAGTCCCATTGGGACCCCGAGCTCGATCCCGACTGGAGCCGCTTCGCCCGGATGGCGACCCTGGCGGCCGAGGCGATCAGCTTGGAGAACCCGGCAATCACAAAAGTGCTCGGCGGCATCTCGCCGATCGATGCCGGATTCATCACGCGAATGAGGGAGTTCGGCGTGCTCGACCATGTCGATGCCGTGGCGGTGCACGGCTTCCCGCTCGACTGGAACCTCTGGCAGATCCACGAATGGCCGCAGAAGCTTGGCGAGATCGCGAGTGTGACCGAGCTGCCGATCTGGGTCAGTGAAGTCGGGGTCTCGACCTTCGGCGCCGAGGAGATCCAGGCCTGGGGCCTGCGCCGGACAGCCGAGCTGCTGCTTGCCATTGCACCGCGCGTGCAATGGTACAGCCTTTATGACCTGCCCAGCGCCTGGGAGGCGACGACGCGCCATCGCGAGGCGGAAGGTTCCTCCTACTACCGGCACTTCTACATGGGCCTGCTGCGTGAGGACGGCACGCCCAAGCCCGCTCTCGAGGAATTCGCCCGCCATGCCCCGGAGATGGGGCTGGTCCAGTGGTTCCATTTCGAGGATCACCGCCTGGACGATGCCGTCGCCTGGATGAAGCGGCTGGGGGTCACCAACCTGCGCACCGGGCTTTCCTGGGCCGACAGCTTCCGGCCGAACGCGCTCGATTGGTTCGACCGACAGATGGAGGCGCTCGCCGATTTCGACGTTACCGTCACCTTCTGCTTCACGCCCGAGCATCGAGGCGTTCAGCCGCATCACACCAGTCCGCCACAAGTTCCCGAGGAGTTCGCCGAGTTCTGTGCGGCCATGATCCGTCGCTACGCGCCGAGCATAAATGCTGCCGCGATGCCGGTGCGGCAGATCTCGGCGGCATGA
- a CDS encoding glycosyltransferase: MTLTVLNVAYPLAPVGPDAVGGAEQVLSMLDRALVQQGHRSIVVACEGSRAAGILVETRAEAGALDEAAKKRAQQAHRAAIAAARSQWPIDVVHLHGIDFDTYLPDDGPTLVTLHLPLGWYPPEVLARSRDDLWLHAVSEAQQRTAPPGSRLIKPIPNGVDIEALSHPRSRRNFALVLSRICPEKGIHLALDAARLAAMPLAIGGQLYAYETHVRYFTDEIRPCLGRRRRFLGPLGLSAKRRLLNAARCLVIPSLAAETSSLVAMEALACGTPVVAFPNGALPDVVEHGKTGFLVDDVDQMAKAMVACAELDHDTCRAEARRRFSLERMVSAYMDAYRKLAQLGAHHTWQGAAR, from the coding sequence ATGACCCTCACGGTGCTCAACGTCGCCTACCCTCTCGCGCCCGTCGGGCCCGATGCGGTCGGCGGCGCCGAGCAGGTGCTGTCGATGCTGGACCGCGCACTGGTGCAGCAAGGCCATCGGTCGATCGTGGTCGCCTGCGAAGGGTCCCGGGCTGCCGGCATTTTGGTGGAAACACGCGCCGAAGCGGGGGCGCTCGACGAGGCGGCAAAGAAGCGGGCACAGCAAGCGCATCGCGCGGCCATCGCCGCCGCTCGCTCGCAGTGGCCGATCGACGTGGTGCACCTGCACGGCATCGACTTCGATACCTATCTGCCGGACGACGGCCCGACACTGGTGACGCTGCACCTGCCGCTTGGCTGGTATCCGCCTGAGGTGCTGGCGCGGTCGCGCGACGATCTATGGCTGCACGCAGTCTCCGAGGCGCAGCAGAGGACCGCGCCGCCCGGGTCCAGGCTGATAAAGCCCATTCCCAATGGCGTCGACATCGAGGCCCTGAGCCACCCGCGCTCGCGGCGCAATTTCGCGCTCGTTCTGAGCCGCATCTGTCCCGAGAAAGGCATCCATCTGGCGCTCGATGCCGCCAGGCTTGCCGCGATGCCTTTGGCGATCGGCGGTCAGCTCTACGCTTATGAGACACATGTCCGGTATTTCACCGACGAGATCAGGCCTTGCCTCGGCAGGCGACGCCGCTTCCTCGGGCCCCTCGGTTTGTCTGCCAAGCGACGCCTGCTCAATGCCGCGCGCTGCCTGGTGATCCCAAGCCTCGCGGCGGAAACCAGCTCGCTGGTCGCCATGGAAGCGCTGGCCTGCGGCACGCCGGTCGTCGCCTTTCCCAATGGCGCGCTGCCCGACGTCGTCGAACACGGCAAGACCGGCTTTCTCGTCGACGACGTCGATCAGATGGCGAAAGCCATGGTTGCTTGCGCGGAGCTGGACCATGACACATGCCGGGCCGAGGCGCGCCGCCGCTTCTCGCTCGAACGCATGGTTTCGGCCTATATGGATGCCTATCGCAAACTGGCGCAGCTCGGCGCCCATCATACGTGGCAGGGAGCCGCCCGGTGA
- a CDS encoding GNAT family N-acetyltransferase translates to MSGLCAEIIREQDALEGLEAPWWRLWSQCISATPFQSPAWLLPWWQAFMPGDLAVVAVWSGTDLVGLAPLYLERHASGSRLLPIGISLSDYLDILCMPGQAAAVNAAIAGAVLRLEWSSWILPDLPPEAACSSLALPDAVESLSASHAACPVLPLTCDETLASLVPARRRRQLRRAWRAAQRRGSVIIRRCETDPETFLDHLIRLHGSRWAGQGGGVLADPCAVKFHRTALPRLAANGLARCWLMEIGEAVVGAYYGFHHRGRAYAYLGGFDPGYAEESPGAILIGEAIAEAVHEGAREFDFLRGRESYKYGWGAVDRWTQQRVWTRSAPS, encoded by the coding sequence GTGAGCGGGCTTTGTGCCGAGATCATTCGCGAACAAGATGCGCTCGAAGGCCTTGAAGCGCCTTGGTGGCGGCTGTGGTCGCAATGCATCTCCGCGACGCCTTTCCAATCTCCAGCCTGGCTGCTGCCCTGGTGGCAGGCCTTTATGCCGGGCGATCTCGCGGTTGTTGCGGTGTGGAGCGGAACGGACCTTGTCGGGTTGGCGCCGCTCTACCTCGAGCGACACGCCTCGGGGTCGCGCCTGCTGCCGATCGGAATCTCGCTGAGCGACTATCTCGACATCCTGTGCATGCCCGGACAAGCGGCGGCGGTGAACGCTGCCATCGCCGGCGCAGTGCTCCGGCTCGAATGGTCGTCATGGATCCTGCCGGACCTTCCGCCAGAAGCCGCTTGCTCGAGCCTTGCGCTGCCGGATGCCGTGGAGAGCCTATCCGCAAGCCACGCCGCGTGTCCGGTGCTCCCGCTTACGTGTGACGAGACGCTTGCAAGCCTGGTCCCGGCGCGGCGCAGGCGCCAGTTGCGTCGCGCATGGAGAGCCGCGCAACGAAGAGGATCAGTAATCATCAGACGCTGCGAGACCGATCCGGAGACATTCCTCGATCATCTGATCCGTCTGCACGGCTCCCGCTGGGCCGGACAAGGCGGCGGCGTGCTGGCGGACCCTTGTGCGGTGAAGTTCCATCGGACTGCCCTTCCTCGACTCGCCGCCAATGGCCTAGCGCGCTGCTGGCTGATGGAAATCGGCGAGGCTGTCGTCGGCGCCTATTATGGCTTCCATCATCGCGGCCGCGCCTATGCCTATCTCGGCGGGTTCGATCCCGGCTACGCGGAGGAAAGCCCCGGCGCTATCCTGATCGGCGAGGCAATTGCAGAAGCCGTTCACGAGGGCGCTCGTGAGTTCGATTTCCTGCGCGGGCGAGAGAGCTACAAATATGGCTGGGGTGCCGTCGACCGCTGGACGCAGCAACGGGTCTGGACCCGGAGCGCACCGTCGTGA
- a CDS encoding class I SAM-dependent methyltransferase: MSAATQEPKAARRVLEECMSDGVCAEVALARLAACVEPEIGAAELAKIAMELRSSQFGWRNWLEDIAALLATKPDVFDQLRATAASVCHERPDGETAAMTIERLASGFDRAAAISAPASVQLSSLGDEEKLCAATAEICSWLEQQGFGGTGKAILDIGCGIGRFEAALHAKVGHIVGTDISSNMIAIARQRCAGLATVELRRASGFGLDDFADESFDGVLAVDSFPYLVLAGVAERHFGEIARVLRRGGMAAILNYSYREAGARDRCDVRSLADAHRLDVLIAGEKPFSLWDGAAFLVRRGCGT, encoded by the coding sequence GTGAGCGCAGCAACGCAAGAGCCGAAGGCCGCAAGGCGCGTCCTCGAGGAATGCATGTCAGATGGCGTCTGCGCCGAAGTTGCACTCGCCAGGCTGGCAGCCTGCGTCGAGCCGGAGATCGGGGCGGCAGAACTGGCGAAGATCGCGATGGAGCTGCGCTCAAGCCAGTTCGGGTGGAGGAACTGGCTCGAGGACATCGCGGCGTTGCTCGCGACCAAGCCCGATGTCTTCGACCAACTCCGCGCGACGGCGGCCTCGGTATGCCATGAGCGCCCGGATGGCGAGACGGCTGCCATGACCATCGAACGGCTGGCCAGCGGCTTCGACCGGGCGGCCGCCATCTCTGCGCCCGCCAGCGTGCAACTGTCGTCGCTTGGCGATGAGGAAAAACTCTGCGCGGCTACAGCCGAGATCTGCTCCTGGCTGGAACAGCAAGGCTTCGGCGGCACAGGCAAGGCAATTCTGGACATCGGTTGCGGGATCGGCCGGTTCGAAGCCGCGCTTCACGCCAAGGTGGGGCACATTGTCGGCACCGACATTTCCTCCAACATGATCGCCATCGCGCGACAGCGATGCGCCGGCCTTGCCACTGTGGAGCTTCGCCGGGCCTCCGGCTTCGGCCTCGACGATTTCGCCGACGAAAGCTTCGATGGCGTGCTGGCGGTCGACAGCTTCCCCTATCTGGTGCTCGCCGGTGTAGCCGAGCGGCATTTCGGCGAGATCGCGCGGGTGCTGCGGCGAGGCGGAATGGCCGCAATCCTCAACTATTCCTATCGGGAAGCAGGCGCCCGAGACCGCTGCGATGTTCGCTCCTTGGCCGATGCGCACCGCCTGGACGTCCTCATCGCCGGCGAGAAGCCGTTCAGCCTTTGGGACGGCGCCGCCTTTCTTGTGCGTCGGGGCTGCGGAACATAA
- a CDS encoding sigma-70 family RNA polymerase sigma factor, translating into MTRSREAEGISIVDLIPALRAFARTFCRMPDDADDLVQETLTKGLANLDKFEPGTRMKSWLFTIMRNTHYTRIKAAAREAPGLLDCASSRPISEASQDWSVQSREVHRAIQKLPSHQREVLMLIGVLGVSYEETAEICGCAVGTVKSRLNRARAGVLEFLGESSPQTLVERRQYLSEDHWDLEAARRR; encoded by the coding sequence GTGACGCGGAGCCGCGAGGCAGAGGGAATATCCATCGTCGATCTCATCCCTGCGTTACGAGCTTTCGCGCGGACCTTTTGCCGGATGCCGGACGATGCCGATGACCTGGTTCAGGAAACGCTGACCAAGGGGCTTGCTAATCTGGACAAGTTCGAGCCGGGAACGCGCATGAAGTCATGGCTTTTCACCATCATGCGCAACACCCATTATACACGTATCAAGGCAGCGGCCAGGGAGGCGCCCGGCCTGCTCGACTGCGCTTCCAGCCGGCCGATTTCGGAAGCGTCCCAAGATTGGTCGGTACAGAGCAGGGAAGTCCACCGGGCCATCCAGAAGCTTCCCTCGCACCAGCGCGAAGTGCTGATGCTGATCGGCGTCCTGGGCGTCAGTTATGAGGAAACGGCGGAGATTTGCGGCTGCGCGGTCGGCACTGTGAAAAGCCGGCTCAACCGCGCGCGTGCGGGTGTTCTGGAATTCCTCGGCGAGAGCTCGCCGCAAACCTTGGTCGAAAGGCGCCAATATCTATCGGAGGATCATTGGGATTTGGAGGCTGCCAGGCGACGTTGA
- a CDS encoding Nramp family divalent metal transporter has protein sequence MDKREGRSIGRSVGLALIAGAADDDCSAIGTYASAGARFGPELLWTAPVTLPMMYTVVYLSSKLGQVSGRGLFQVIADFYPRWLLWSVLVGVLIGNTIEAAADLGAMSAAINLFVPLPASLIVVFVAAFIFAMQVFGSYELLRNVFRVLALALLAYVVSAVLAKPELMPVLLGTFLPKIEFSREYLSILVAIIGTTLSAYLYTWQSNQEVEEEIAKGRTTLQQRQGATHAELRRSRHDILIGMTFSNLIMYFIILSTGSTLHQAGHTEIDTAAQAAEALRPLAGEAAGIVFAAGVIGVGFLAVPVMTTGAAFDLAQALGWKHGMSAKPREAPGFYLATAAFTLIAVGLNFLGFNPMRALVWSGIVQGFSTPPLLLLILLMTNNRRIMGDKTNSRVTNLLGGVTTAAIFAASIGLVATWFI, from the coding sequence GTGGACAAGCGAGAGGGCAGGAGTATCGGTCGGTCCGTCGGTCTGGCGTTGATCGCAGGCGCCGCCGACGACGATTGCTCGGCAATCGGAACCTATGCCAGCGCCGGAGCGAGGTTCGGGCCCGAATTGCTGTGGACCGCGCCCGTCACGCTGCCGATGATGTACACCGTCGTCTACCTGTCGTCGAAGCTCGGTCAGGTTTCGGGACGTGGTCTGTTCCAGGTGATCGCCGATTTCTATCCGCGGTGGCTGCTGTGGTCGGTTCTGGTCGGCGTCCTGATCGGCAACACGATCGAGGCGGCCGCGGATCTCGGAGCCATGTCGGCGGCGATCAACCTCTTTGTGCCTTTGCCGGCGTCGCTGATTGTCGTCTTCGTCGCCGCCTTCATCTTCGCGATGCAGGTTTTCGGCTCCTACGAGCTTCTGAGGAACGTATTCAGGGTGCTGGCGCTGGCGCTGCTGGCCTATGTGGTCTCGGCCGTTCTTGCCAAGCCGGAGCTGATGCCCGTTCTGCTCGGCACCTTTCTGCCGAAGATCGAGTTCAGCCGCGAATACCTGTCGATCCTCGTTGCCATCATCGGCACGACCCTGTCCGCCTATCTCTACACCTGGCAATCCAACCAGGAGGTGGAAGAGGAGATCGCGAAAGGAAGAACCACTCTTCAACAACGCCAGGGCGCGACCCATGCGGAATTGCGGCGCTCGCGCCATGACATCCTGATCGGAATGACGTTCTCCAACCTCATCATGTATTTCATCATCCTGTCGACAGGCTCGACGCTGCACCAAGCCGGCCATACCGAGATCGACACCGCTGCGCAGGCGGCCGAGGCGCTGCGCCCCCTTGCGGGCGAGGCCGCCGGCATCGTCTTTGCCGCGGGCGTGATCGGCGTGGGCTTCCTGGCGGTGCCGGTCATGACGACCGGCGCAGCCTTCGATCTCGCGCAGGCCCTGGGCTGGAAGCACGGCATGAGCGCCAAACCGCGCGAAGCGCCGGGTTTCTACCTGGCGACCGCAGCCTTCACACTCATTGCGGTCGGACTCAACTTTCTCGGCTTCAATCCCATGCGAGCCCTGGTCTGGTCCGGAATCGTGCAGGGCTTTTCCACCCCGCCGCTGCTGCTCTTGATCCTGCTGATGACCAACAACCGCAGGATCATGGGCGACAAGACCAACAGCCGCGTCACCAATCTCCTCGGCGGCGTGACAACGGCTGCGATCTTTGCAGCCTCAATCGGCCTTGTGGCAACCTGGTTCATCTGA